CTTATcgttttcaaaaatttgatttgatCTTAGAAAAGGTTCATTTTCAGTATTTTCTGGTAACTCTGGTAAATCAACTCGTATGATTCTCTTCTCAGTATCTAGGTATGGTGTGAAGACGtaatcttctttttctgttACTTTGacaaattctttaatacTGCAAACATCTTCTAAGTCTTGAGCAAACAGTTCAAAAGTCGAATTATCTAACAGTTCCACTTTTTCAAATCTAAATGCAGTAGAGCTTTGTGTAAGGTAATTCCTTAAACTCACAAAGCTATTAGAATAATTTGGAAAGTCACTCTTTCTCAAATGTGGTTgattgatgaaaatgaaggCATCAAAGCTACAAGAGTCAATAATATCGCCGACTAGACTCATGAAAGATGTTTTGGGGAGTATCTGAATTTGTTCATATCTATCTGGTAAGTTCGGTAAGTCGAGTACCAATTTCTGCGCAAATATTAATGCTGGAACATCAGTTTGAGGAAGGAAATCATTAGAAGCATGAGCAATCAGGCTGAATAAACTGAGATAAAGCGTAACCCAAAGTTTGTACATATTAAAAGAGGCATTCATTATCTACTAATTAGTATTCTAAGAAGTCCcacaataaattattattgagATTTGTTTATGGTTTTATCGTTTAAtcgtttatatataaaattcaaattactatttattttattaatttgataTAAACTTCATTACTTTCATTGttctttgaatttcatATTACGCGATGTACGGGTGTAGCGTAGGAGATACTGCTAAATGACATAACAACGATTTTGAACTGTCTTAATACAGTTTCCTTTACTGAGAGTTGACGTTAGAAGTCATCATTTTTCTCATATTGTATCGAGACGCAAgaatctttaatatattatatctaATATCTAATTAAGCCCtaaatcaatattctttccctttaaattaataagttaaattaaatttgagTGGCTAAATTGATGACTTCCTTGCTAaaagttaaataaaataaggAAATTATTTTCTCTATCTAAGT
The Tetrapisispora phaffii CBS 4417 chromosome 8, complete genome DNA segment above includes these coding regions:
- the BIG1 gene encoding Big1p (similar to Saccharomyces cerevisiae BIG1 (YHR101C); ancestral locus Anc_5.404), with product MYKLWVTLYLSLFSLIAHASNDFLPQTDVPALIFAQKLVLDLPNLPDRYEQIQILPKTSFMSLVGDIIDSCSFDAFIFINQPHLRKSDFPNYSNSFVSLRNYLTQSSTAFRFEKVELLDNSTFELFAQDLEDVCSIKEFVKVTEKEDYVFTPYLDTEKRIIRVDLPELPENTENEPFLRSNQIFENDKLVRSILGKIPSPYYAVVYTSLNPGNIATHDNASPIRIFSDIFKKGKFYKRDLTKNNRKFDAPPSVHNYKPKFDKMSDSYVTVFDKEFIEKHLPTLKTIVTVFTLFLMQQLIQFFQSNKTSNKFDEKPKKKQVTKKESKRNVMEPKNHEIEIVEENVEVEPNTE